The following DNA comes from Halobacillus litoralis.
GTCACGATTGACGTTCCTTTTAAAGGGGAAAACCTATTGGAGGATAATACTGTGGAATCAGACGTCACATTACCGAAGTATGGATTCATCTGGCTGAAAAAAGTCTAGATTGGAGGTGGATGCAATGAAAATCGTCATCGCCCCCGATTCTTTCAAAGGCTCTCTGTCGGCAGACCAAGTGAGTCTAGCGATGGAAGAGGGGATACACGCAGCGGTCAAGGGGGCAGAGACCATCCGCATCCCGGTGGCGGATGGCGGGGAAGGAACGATCGATGCCCTTGGCAAATGGGTTTCCCGTGAAGTTCCAGTACAGGTGAAGGGACCGACAGGAGAGAAGGTAGACACATCCTTTGTCGAGCTTCCTTACGAAGGGAAGGTTGTCACTTTCATAGAGTGTGCCAGAAGTACGGGGCTGACCCTTGTACCTTCTGATCAGCGCAAACCCTTCTTGTTGAACTCTTTTGGCCTTGGCGAGCAAATACGTGCAGCGATCGAAAAGGGATCGAGGAACCTGTTCATTTCACTTGGAGGAAGCGCGACCACGGACGGCGGGACAGGTTTACTGCAAGCACTTGGCTATCGTTTTTTTGATGAAAAAGGTGAACGCTTACCAGAAGACCGCAATGTTTTGACTGAGATTGCCGACATGGATGATCGTGATGTCTTACCAGAACTGGAAGACTGTAAACTGACAATCGCCTCTGACGTGACCAACCCTTTCTATGGAGAAAAAGGAGCAGCGCATGTTTACGGCCCTCAAAAAGGCGCGAATCAAGAAGATGTGCTCCTATTGGATCAGGGGTTGGAAAAGTTTGCTGAAGCCGTCCGCGGTTATTCAGGCATCGATCTTCAGGAAATCCCAGGTGCTGGTGCAGCCGGCGGACTTGGAGGGGCGCTTGCGGGGGTTCTCCATGCTACCATGAAATCTGGCTTCCGAGTCGTCGCTGATTTAGTCAAATTAGATGAAATGATCGCAGGGGCAGACCTTGTATTGACAGGGGAAGGAAGCCTTGATGCTCAATCAGCCGATGGGAAAGTGCCTGTTTCGGTCGGGAAAATTGCCGATAAACATGACGTTCCGGCTGTCGCTGTTGCCGGGGCCGTCGAAACGGAGGGGGATTATACCCCTCTCACAGCCGTGTTCTCGATTCAGCCTGGTCCCTGTTCGCTGGAGCAGGCCGTGGAAGCGGAGACGGCTTATAACAATATCGTCCACATCACGAAGCAAGTGGTCCGTTTGAGGAAATAGGGAGTCGGCTGCTTGGGACAGGCAGCCGGCTTTTTTGATGGGCTTGCTGCGCCGCTGATTTTGTCTTTCCGGTATATTTCATTTTCTTCCACCGGTAAATGACAGTTACGCCGATAAAGCAGCAAGTCAAGCTGGTAAATCTGCTATGACGCCGATTCCATTCGATGATCAATTCTCGACTTCGAATTCGGCCGCTAAAGAAAATTCCACTTCGCCATCAGTGATTCTTATTCTTTTAATGACACGATACTTCCCTTCTTCCATTTCAAAATCCTTTAGACTTATGCTTGTCTTGTTTTCATTTCCTGGAAGGACGACGTACTCGAGATCAGGGAAGGCGGAAATTTCATCATGATGCGGATGGATGCTCCATTCTCCGTTTTGATAGACTTGAATCGTGTATCTGGCACCGTAAGAAAGTCTTCTCGGACCCCAGTTCGTCACTTTGTATTCAAGTATATATTCAGCAGAATACACATCTTTATCAAGGGAGAGTTTCGCATTGATTTCTGGTTTTCCAGGTACGTAAACGATTCCTGCTATCGTATCGATGACTTCTCCTGTTTCATCCAGCATTTCTGCACTTACGGAATAAAGCATATTCCGCTCTTCGGGGAGGGTGACGACGAGACCTTTCGCACCTTCCTCGTATATTTTCTCTTCGATTAGAGAAATCTTTTCTAATTCTTTCGTTCTTGAAATCAGTTGTACTCTTACTGTTTTCCCCTCGGGCACCCCTTCTACATAA
Coding sequences within:
- a CDS encoding glycerate kinase family protein; this encodes MKIVIAPDSFKGSLSADQVSLAMEEGIHAAVKGAETIRIPVADGGEGTIDALGKWVSREVPVQVKGPTGEKVDTSFVELPYEGKVVTFIECARSTGLTLVPSDQRKPFLLNSFGLGEQIRAAIEKGSRNLFISLGGSATTDGGTGLLQALGYRFFDEKGERLPEDRNVLTEIADMDDRDVLPELEDCKLTIASDVTNPFYGEKGAAHVYGPQKGANQEDVLLLDQGLEKFAEAVRGYSGIDLQEIPGAGAAGGLGGALAGVLHATMKSGFRVVADLVKLDEMIAGADLVLTGEGSLDAQSADGKVPVSVGKIADKHDVPAVAVAGAVETEGDYTPLTAVFSIQPGPCSLEQAVEAETAYNNIVHITKQVVRLRK
- a CDS encoding immunoglobulin-like domain-containing protein — protein: MGKNITILGTFIFIVVAANVVSHIFPASSGSQKIPAQIGEQDKERFMYTERRPYTEEEVLQKTGYGPATGEGFKGIMVSPISNFSIYQQGEEQGTYVEGVPEGKTVRVQLISRTKELEKISLIEEKIYEEGAKGLVVTLPEERNMLYSVSAEMLDETGEVIDTIAGIVYVPGKPEINAKLSLDKDVYSAEYILEYKVTNWGPRRLSYGARYTIQVYQNGEWSIHPHHDEISAFPDLEYVVLPGNENKTSISLKDFEMEEGKYRVIKRIRITDGEVEFSLAAEFEVEN